The DNA segment AAGATATTCCAGCCGAGGTGATCAAACAGGATTTACAAGCGATCGCTCAACAATACAACGTTACACCCCAATTAGATAATAAATTCTCAGAACAAGATCATGTTTATATTATCAAAGGCGATCGCCAGCGACTCAAAGCGTTGCAAAAATCTTCCTTTGCTAAAGCCACAGAAATTATTGAGCCGAATTATATCTATAGGCTAACTCCACCAGCCAAACCGGTTTGGTTGGGAGAAATCTTAGGAAGCGAACAAGGCCAAGAGTTTAACCCCTCCTTAATTGGCCCCAACGATGAATATTACAGCAAACAGTGGAACCTCCACAAAATTGGTGTAGAAGGTGCATGGACTCAAACCAAAGGTAGCGGCATAACTGTAGCCGTCATCGACACTGGTGTTACCCAAGTACGTGACTTAAAAGAAACCAAATTTGTTCAAGGTTACGATTTCGTCAACGATAGAGTAGAAGCCACAGATGACAACGGACACGGTACTCACGTCGCCGGTACAGTCGCCCAAGCTACCAACAATAAATATGGGGTAGCTGGAGTAGCTTACGAAGCCAGCCTCATGCCCTTAAAAGTCCTGAGTGCTTACGGTGGCGGAACCGTTGCTGATATTGCCGAAGCCATTAAATTTGCTGCTGACAAAGGCGCAGATGTCATTAATATGAGCTTGGGTGGCGGTGGTGAAAGCCAATTACTCAAAGATGCTATCAACTATGCCCATAACAAAGGCGTAGTCATTATTGCGGCTGCTGGTAATGAAAATGATAGTTCCGCCTCCTACCCCGCCCGTTATCCCCATGTGATTGGTGTTTCCGCCTTTGGCCCCGATGGCGAAAAAGCCCCCTATTCTAACTTTGGTGCTGGCGTTGATATTTCTGCCCCTGGTGGGAGTGACGCAGGTGCAATTCTGCAAGAAACCATCAACGAACAAGGCGAAGGCGTGTTCCTGGGACTCCAAGGAACAAGCATGGCTGCACCCCACGTTGCTGGTGTCGCTGCTTTAATTAAAGCTAGTGGCGTCAAAGAACCAGACGCAATTTTAGAAGTACTCAAACAATCGGCGCGGGTGATTCAAGACGATGGCTTAAACTACTACGGTGCTGGACAACTCAACGCCGAAGCCGCAGTTAAATTAGCCGCCCAAGGACAAATCAGCTTCCAAGATTTCTTCCGTTGGTTGCGAGATAACGGCTATCTCAACCCCCGTTTCTGGTTTGATGGCGGTGCTGTAGCACTATTGCCAAAAATATTAATGGTGGTTGGTTCCTATCTATTAGCTTGGTTTTTACGGGTCTACTTACCCTTCCCTTGGAGTTGGTCTTTATCCAGTGGCTTGATTTTTGGTAGTTCTGGTCTATTCTTCCTCAAAGGAATCTATATATTCGACCTACCCCAATGGCCATTCCGAGTTTTGGGTAGTTCCATTCCCGAATTAGGTAACACCTTACAGGGAAGCAGTGCTTTAAACCCCGTGTTTGCCAGTGTATTGATTCCGATTTTGTTAATAGCATTGCTATTAGGTCATCCCAGTTGGAAATGGTTTGCCATCGGTTCAACTTTAGGCGTAGCGGCTTGTTTAACAGTCAGTGCGGTTTTAGACCCAGTAGTTTGGGGACTAAATGATGTGAACTTAGCGCGTATATTCCTAATTATCAACGCCTTACTTTGTTATGCACTCGCTCGTTTAGCATTGAAAAACGAAGAGAAAACAGCATAGAAAGGAGTGGGGTAAGAAAGTAGATAAGTATTACGCCCTCTTACCCTCCTCATTTCCCCTATTCCCAAATCCCCAACTTTTATGAGTATTACAGTCACAGGCAAAATCGAACGCCGTAATCTTGGTACTGGCGCATGGGCGCTAGTCTCAGATGACGGCGTTACTTACGAAATTCTCAGAGGCGCGGACAAAGAATTACTCAAGGCTGGACAAAAAGCCAAGGTAAAAGGACAGGTACGCGAAGATGTCATGACTATCGCCATGATTGGCCCTGTCCTAGAGGTGAAATCTTTTGAAGTTCTAAGTGATGAGTAATGAGTGTTGAGTGAACTATCTCCCTCATTCCTCTCATTTCCCCTACACCCCTAAACCCCTAACTACTACTGGAATCAAGAACCTGCTGTAGACGAGTTCTAAATTCACCTTTGGGATGACCTCCTTTAACTTCACCTTTGATGTTGAATTCTCCTTCGGGAGACTCGCAGATAATATAAGTAGGCCATCCCATTTCGGATTTATCGGGATACTGAGTCAGCAAAATCTTGCGATACTTGCGATAAGTCGCCGTATCCTGCATTTTGACATCAATAAATTGTAAGCCCAGTTCTTCAGCCACTTTTTGGTCATAGAAAGCCATTTTGTGGCAGATGCCGCACTCTTCGGAGGAAAACTTAATGACAGCTAAACTCATGTAGCTCTGTGTCTCTTGTTGATGTAGCCAATATTCTTCAGCATAGCGCTTAGGCTACAGACATTAAACTGTTATAGGTGTAAAAGTAAAATTTCTAGAGAAAAATTAAAATTTTGAGAGAATCTAGACATGAGCGCCTAGATATGCTCTCTCTGCACAAAAATCATAACTACTTGTGAACTAACATATAGAAATCAACTAGATTGATGGTAGAGTATACCAACGCATCACTCAAATAGGGTATTTTCTATCAAATTCTAGAGCGATCGCAGTCGCAAAATAAGTAATCGAAAGGGTAGCATTTTTTAGATTACTTATTTAATTGAAAAATAACAAAAGTAAGTTATAATTCCTAAGACTCAAGAAATTCTGGTCAAAAGATGGTGACATTCATCCCAATAGTACTCCATCCGCGCTAGAATATAACTCCAATCTTGAGCTAAACTGTAGCCCTAAGCAACTACCAATCCATAGGGCAAGCAACCTAAAGGTTGATGAAAAAAAGCTCCTACTTACTTTAACCAAACAGGGAAGTTAGTTATCAAGGTGCATCTACCAATCACCAGTTAGTCTTAACCAAACTAGGGAGTTAGTTATTGAGGTGCATCTACCAATTAATTGTTCTATTTTGAATTACAGTCTTCCGGATAAATTGCATCAAAGGTATGCTGTGGTTCATTTCCAATAAAAAACCCCTAGTGGTGGCAGCCAACTAGGGGAGTTAGTTATCAGGGTGCATCTACCAATTAATTGTTCTCTGATTCAACAGGATGTTCCGGATGAAATTGTCACAAATGAAGTTGCTTTTTTTTACAAAAAAAGCCCTTACAAGTGGCAGCCACTGGGGAGAGTTATTTATTAGGGTACGTTCATCAAAATAATCGGTTTTCCATCAGCAATCAGATATTTTCAACAATCTTATGATCAAAGAAGTTACTGATTGCTAAACATAAAAAAAGCCCCCAGTCGGTGTTAGCCAGCTAGGGGAGTTAGTTATCAGGGTGCATCTACCAATTAATTGTTCTACCCATATTCACTCAATTCCGGATGAATCTGCACGATTATGCTGGCTATTTATGAACATAAAAAAAGCCCCCAGTCGGTGTTAGCCAGCTAGGGGAGTTAGTTATCAGGGTGCATCTACCAATTAATTGTTCTATCCATATTCACTCAATTCCGGATGAATCTGCACAATGATGCTGGTTATTTATGAACATAAAAAAGCCCCCAGTCGGTGTTAGCCAGCTAGGGGAGTTAGTTATCAGGGTGCATCTACCAATTAATTGTTCTATCCATATTCACTCAATTCCGGATGAATCTGCACAATGATGCTGGTTATTTATGAACATAAAAAAGCCCCCAGTCGGTGTTAGCCAGCTAGGGGAGTTAGTTATCAGGGTGCATCTACCAATTAATTGTTCTATCCATATTCACTCAATTCCGGATGAATCTGCACGATTATGCTGGTTATTTATGAACATAAAAAAAGCCCCCAGTCGGTGTTAGCCAGCTAGGGGAGTTAGTTATCAGGGTGCATCTACCAATTAATTGTTCTACCCATATTCACTCAATTCCGGATGAATCTGCACGATTATGCTGGCTATTTATGAACATAAAAAAAGCCCCCAGTCGGTGTTAGCCAGCTAGGGGAGTTAGTTATCAGGGTGCATCTACCAATTAATTGTTCTATCCATATTCACTCAATTCCGGATGAATCTGCACGATTATGCTGGCTATTTATGAACATAAAAAAAGCCCCCAGTCGGTGTTAGCCAGCTAGGGGAGTTAGTTATCAGGGTGCATCTACCAATTAATTGTTCTATCCATATTCACTCAATTCCGGATGAATCTGCACAATGATGCTGGTTACTCGGTAATCATAAAAAATCCCTAGTCCATATTTGCAAACTAGGAAATTAATGATGAGACTTTTTTACAAGTTAGACAAAATACTTATTCATTAAGGTCTGTCTTAGGGAATTGGTAAATTTTCCCTGCCCAAGACAGTAGAATAATCTAAGTATATGCTAGTTATAGAAAAAACCCCCAGTGGCTATCAACCAACTAGGGGAGTTAAAGATCAAGGTGCATCTACCGTTAAACTGTTCTGGGCAGATGCTAACCAATCCGGATAAAGTTGTAGATGTAGAACCAGCAAAACCTTTGAGTGGAGAAACATTCAATGGCTTGCTGCATCTAGATTTACAGAAAAAATGGAAATCGAATTGAAACTTTGGCGTTTCAAGCTAGATTTAGGAGGCAGATAGGAGAAGTTGTGTCCCAGGAATTTCACATTTCTGTAACCCCAGTAGGGCAGAATGACTACTTGGTGCGGACGGAAGAAGTCGCGCCTGGGGTACCTTTGGCAGAAGAACTGGTGACATGGCCTGTAGCTGATTGGTTGGCGGCGGCTGGGCATTTGATGAATGACCCATTGAAATCAGTTTTACAGGGAGATGCGTTTCTTTCTATGGGGCGGGAAAGTGCGATCGCCCGCAACTCTGTTAATTTAGTAGCATTAGGTCAACAACTTTATAATGCACTGTTTCAAGGTACTCTCAGAGATAGCTTGATTACAGCCCAAGGTATTGCTCAAAACCACCAACAAGTACTACGTTTACGGTTAGGTCTCAAGGATACTAGGTTAGCACGTCTGCCGTGGGAAGTGATGCACGCAGGCGATCGCCCCCTAGCAACAGGCCCTTATATTGCTTTCTCTCGTTACCAAAGCGGGATTTCACCCGTGTCTCGTTTGTCTTCGTCCAACAGACTCAAGCTGTCAGAAGATGGCGTTGTGAGAGTTTTAATGATCCTCGCATCACCCACAGATCAAGCAAGTTTGGAGCTACTGAAACAAGAATCTATTCGACTGCAAGCAGAACTGCATCGTCAGCTACCCAGATCAATCGAAGGTGGTAATTATCTCCCAGAAATTGATCTCACCCTACTCAACCAGCCAGGGAGAGAAGAAGTAACCCAGGCTTTAGAACAAGGAAGATATCATGTTTTACACTACTCCGGTCATAGCAATTTAGGCGCGAACGGGGGTGAAATTTATTTGGTCAGTAGCCGGACTGGCTTAACAGAAACCCTCTGTGGCGACGATTTAGCGGGTTTGTTGGTTAACAATAATATCCAAATGGCGGTGTTTAACTCCTGTTGGGGTACCTACACCGCGAGCTTTGATAATAGTGGTGACACAG comes from the Nostoc sp. PCC 7120 = FACHB-418 genome and includes:
- a CDS encoding S8 family peptidase, which produces MRRLILLCLFVIGLVSAVFGFLSFQGLAAKGEFETILLDFREDIPAEVIKQDLQAIAQQYNVTPQLDNKFSEQDHVYIIKGDRQRLKALQKSSFAKATEIIEPNYIYRLTPPAKPVWLGEILGSEQGQEFNPSLIGPNDEYYSKQWNLHKIGVEGAWTQTKGSGITVAVIDTGVTQVRDLKETKFVQGYDFVNDRVEATDDNGHGTHVAGTVAQATNNKYGVAGVAYEASLMPLKVLSAYGGGTVADIAEAIKFAADKGADVINMSLGGGGESQLLKDAINYAHNKGVVIIAAAGNENDSSASYPARYPHVIGVSAFGPDGEKAPYSNFGAGVDISAPGGSDAGAILQETINEQGEGVFLGLQGTSMAAPHVAGVAALIKASGVKEPDAILEVLKQSARVIQDDGLNYYGAGQLNAEAAVKLAAQGQISFQDFFRWLRDNGYLNPRFWFDGGAVALLPKILMVVGSYLLAWFLRVYLPFPWSWSLSSGLIFGSSGLFFLKGIYIFDLPQWPFRVLGSSIPELGNTLQGSSALNPVFASVLIPILLIALLLGHPSWKWFAIGSTLGVAACLTVSAVLDPVVWGLNDVNLARIFLIINALLCYALARLALKNEEKTA